One window from the genome of Natronomonas pharaonis DSM 2160 encodes:
- the thsB gene encoding thermosome subunit beta has product MSQQQQMGGQPMIILGEDSQRMKDRDAQSHNIAAAKAVAESVRSTLGPKGMDKMLVSSMGDITVTNDGVTILEEMDIDNPTASMIVEVAETQEDEAGDGTTTAVSIAGELLKNAEDLLEQDIHPTAIIKGFHLASDRAREEVDNVATEVDPKDTELLKKVAETSMTGKGAELEKDVLAQLVVDAVQAVTVDTDDGETVVDLEFINTETQTGRSAGESELLEGAVISKEPVHADMPTEADDADVLLIDEAIEVEDTDADASLQLDSPDQLQEFIDKEEEQLREKVDAIAATGADVVFCQRGIDDLAEHFLAKEGIIAASRVKKSDLSFLKEVTEATIVSDIDTLDAEALGSADVRFDSDEELFYVEGTGDQPHGVTMLLRGSTGHVVDELERGIGDALDVVAQTVSDGRVLAGGGAVEVEVARRVRDYADSVSGREQLAVEAFADALELVPRVLAENAGLDSIDTLVDLRAAHEDGDEAAGLDVFSGDVVDTFDAGVVESAHAKQQALSSATEAANLVLKIDDIIAADELSTEGDEPEGGAGGMGGGMGGMGGMGGGMGGMM; this is encoded by the coding sequence ATGAGCCAACAGCAGCAGATGGGAGGTCAGCCGATGATCATTCTCGGCGAAGACTCCCAACGGATGAAGGACCGCGACGCCCAGTCGCACAACATCGCGGCGGCGAAGGCGGTCGCAGAGTCGGTACGCTCGACGCTCGGCCCGAAGGGCATGGACAAGATGCTCGTTTCCTCGATGGGCGACATCACCGTCACCAACGACGGCGTCACCATCCTCGAAGAGATGGACATCGACAACCCGACGGCCTCGATGATTGTCGAGGTCGCCGAGACGCAGGAAGACGAAGCCGGCGACGGCACGACGACGGCCGTCTCCATCGCGGGCGAGCTTCTGAAGAACGCCGAGGACCTCCTCGAACAGGACATCCACCCGACGGCTATCATCAAGGGCTTCCACCTCGCAAGCGACCGAGCCCGCGAGGAAGTTGACAACGTCGCCACTGAGGTCGACCCCAAAGACACCGAGCTCCTGAAGAAGGTCGCCGAAACGTCGATGACCGGCAAGGGCGCGGAACTCGAAAAGGACGTTCTCGCCCAGCTCGTCGTCGACGCCGTACAGGCTGTCACCGTCGACACCGACGACGGCGAAACCGTCGTCGACCTCGAGTTCATCAACACCGAGACGCAAACCGGCCGCTCGGCCGGCGAGTCGGAGCTGCTGGAAGGGGCCGTCATCAGCAAAGAGCCCGTCCACGCCGACATGCCGACCGAAGCCGACGACGCCGACGTGCTCCTCATCGACGAGGCCATCGAGGTCGAGGACACCGACGCCGACGCCAGCCTCCAGCTCGACAGCCCCGACCAACTGCAGGAGTTCATCGACAAGGAAGAAGAGCAGCTCCGCGAGAAGGTCGACGCTATCGCTGCGACCGGCGCTGACGTCGTCTTCTGTCAGCGCGGCATCGACGACCTCGCCGAGCATTTCCTCGCCAAGGAAGGTATCATCGCTGCGTCCCGAGTGAAAAAGAGCGACCTCAGCTTCCTCAAGGAGGTCACCGAAGCCACCATCGTCTCCGACATCGACACGCTCGACGCCGAGGCGCTCGGCTCCGCCGATGTCCGCTTCGACAGCGACGAGGAGCTGTTCTACGTCGAAGGAACCGGCGACCAGCCCCACGGTGTCACGATGCTGCTGCGTGGCTCGACCGGGCACGTCGTCGACGAGCTCGAACGCGGTATCGGCGACGCGCTTGACGTTGTCGCCCAGACCGTCTCCGACGGCCGCGTCCTCGCCGGCGGCGGTGCCGTCGAGGTTGAGGTCGCCCGCCGCGTCCGCGACTACGCCGACAGCGTCTCCGGCCGCGAGCAGCTAGCCGTCGAGGCCTTCGCCGACGCGCTGGAGCTCGTCCCGCGCGTTCTTGCGGAAAACGCCGGTCTCGACTCCATCGACACGCTTGTCGACCTGCGCGCAGCCCACGAAGACGGCGACGAGGCCGCCGGCCTCGATGTCTTCAGCGGTGACGTCGTCGACACCTTCGACGCCGGTGTCGTTGAGTCGGCGCACGCGAAACAGCAGGCGCTGTCGTCCGCGACTGAGGCCGCAAACCTCGTCCTCAAGATCGACGACATCATCGCCGCCGACGAGCTGTCCACCGAGGGCGACGAGCCCGAGGGCGGTGCTGGCGGCATGGGCGGCGGCATGGGCGGCATGGGCGGTATGGGCGGCGGCATGGGCGGCATGATGTAA
- a CDS encoding cupin domain-containing protein, translated as METVDIDDIDSWMGPASVKRPVGKALGAEELALNYYELAPGESFAFGYHAHEKQEEVFYVLDGTVTFETDDGEVVVEDGEAIYFEAGEFQRGVNESDERVRALAVGAPAETEELTLLRACESCDGRTEQEIEPTADRDALITRCVDCGTETGRFS; from the coding sequence ATGGAGACCGTTGACATTGACGACATCGATAGCTGGATGGGACCGGCAAGCGTCAAGCGACCGGTCGGGAAGGCACTCGGTGCGGAGGAACTGGCGCTGAACTACTACGAACTCGCGCCGGGAGAGAGTTTCGCGTTCGGCTATCACGCCCACGAGAAACAGGAGGAGGTGTTCTACGTTCTCGACGGGACGGTTACGTTCGAGACCGACGACGGCGAGGTCGTCGTCGAAGACGGGGAGGCAATCTATTTCGAAGCCGGCGAGTTCCAGCGCGGGGTCAACGAAAGCGACGAGCGAGTCCGGGCGCTCGCTGTCGGTGCACCCGCCGAGACCGAGGAGCTGACGCTGCTGCGGGCCTGTGAGAGCTGTGACGGGCGGACAGAACAGGAGATAGAGCCGACAGCAGACCGGGATGCGCTCATCACCCGGTGTGTCGACTGCGGGACCGAGACCGGTCGGTTCTCGTGA
- a CDS encoding thiol-disulfide oxidoreductase DCC family protein, with product MSDATFVYDDDCGFCKWWADFFAQRTDLAMVGFDELSEAQLERLPDDYEDCSHLLTDAAVYSCGAAIEQALAEADIPPGSEEVFGFLRTFEDYERFRERAYREVADRRGLWGQFVSKDRVDG from the coding sequence ATGAGCGACGCCACGTTCGTCTACGACGACGACTGCGGCTTCTGCAAGTGGTGGGCCGATTTCTTCGCCCAACGGACCGACCTCGCGATGGTCGGCTTCGACGAGTTATCGGAGGCACAACTGGAGCGGCTCCCCGACGACTACGAGGACTGTTCACACCTGCTGACCGATGCGGCGGTGTACTCCTGTGGAGCCGCAATCGAGCAGGCGCTGGCCGAGGCCGATATCCCGCCGGGGTCGGAGGAGGTCTTCGGCTTCCTGCGGACATTTGAGGACTACGAGCGGTTCCGGGAGCGGGCCTACCGCGAGGTCGCCGACCGCCGGGGGTTGTGGGGACAGTTCGTCTCGAAAGACCGGGTCGACGGCTAG
- the engB gene encoding GTP-binding protein EngB — protein MFETRPNRADEIVLVGRSNVGKSTLMREITGHDSFATGGSPGVTTKPNHYDWAGDDFVITDLPGFGFMSGVPEDVRESIKRDVVQYIEAHADNILAGILVVDGKAVVDIIDRHSGPDEIPHDVEMFGFLQELGIPTVVAVNKMDKVDDRDERLDELAERLGLYPPWQQFDEMLAPISAKRGSIEPLNQAVRHHLHEQKRDDLFKFF, from the coding sequence ATGTTCGAGACACGCCCGAACCGGGCTGACGAAATCGTCCTCGTCGGGCGGTCCAACGTCGGCAAGTCGACCCTGATGCGTGAAATAACGGGCCACGATAGCTTTGCTACTGGCGGCAGCCCCGGCGTCACGACGAAGCCGAACCACTACGACTGGGCCGGCGACGACTTCGTCATCACCGACCTTCCCGGCTTCGGCTTCATGTCCGGCGTTCCCGAAGACGTTCGCGAATCCATCAAGCGTGATGTCGTCCAGTACATTGAGGCGCACGCTGACAACATCCTCGCCGGCATTTTGGTCGTCGATGGCAAGGCAGTCGTCGACATTATCGACCGCCACTCCGGCCCCGACGAGATTCCACACGACGTCGAGATGTTCGGGTTCCTCCAGGAGCTCGGGATTCCGACCGTCGTCGCCGTCAACAAGATGGACAAAGTCGACGACCGCGACGAGCGGCTCGACGAACTGGCCGAACGGCTCGGCCTGTATCCGCCGTGGCAACAGTTCGACGAGATGCTGGCCCCGATTTCGGCAAAGCGCGGCTCCATCGAGCCGCTCAACCAGGCGGTCAGACATCACCTCCACGAACAGAAGCGCGACGACCTCTTTAAGTTCTTCTAG
- a CDS encoding TIGR00341 family protein, which translates to MRLVQVTIPAGKREAVLRVLDEEGIDYVVTDETSGREYTAVAYFPLPTSAVEPILEQLRDVGLEREAYTVVVSAETVVSKRFDDLKDSYAEKEESEERIARQEIEARAEELAASIPTYVVMTIVSAVIATAGLLLDSPATVVGSMVIAPLIGPAMTTAVGSVIDDAELFQRGVSLQVVGIVLAVAAATVFAVFVQVMNLVPPGLDPLSLAEVEERLSPNFLSLAVAIGAGIAGAVSLMTGISAALVGVMIAVALIPPAATVGIGIAYSDPALAVGSAVLVAVNMLSINLASLIVLWYAGYRPEHFFRRDKARIATLKRVAVLVVAIAVLSLFLGGVTYDSYQSAQTEQDIRNAIDTELEDPVYAGYTLVELEVETTAENLLFQRPTAATVTVGVPPDAGRPGLATGIETRVAAEAGVDIDIDVFYLERERGAG; encoded by the coding sequence GTGCGACTCGTTCAGGTGACTATCCCGGCGGGCAAACGCGAGGCGGTGTTGCGGGTTCTTGACGAAGAGGGCATCGACTACGTCGTCACCGACGAGACGAGCGGCCGAGAATACACCGCGGTCGCGTACTTCCCGCTGCCGACAAGCGCTGTCGAGCCGATTCTCGAACAACTCCGGGATGTCGGGCTTGAGCGGGAAGCGTACACCGTCGTTGTAAGCGCCGAGACGGTCGTCTCCAAGCGGTTCGATGACCTCAAGGACAGCTACGCCGAGAAAGAAGAAAGCGAAGAGCGAATCGCTCGACAGGAAATCGAGGCCCGGGCCGAAGAGCTTGCCGCCTCGATTCCCACGTACGTCGTGATGACTATCGTCTCGGCGGTCATCGCTACTGCCGGCCTCCTGTTGGACTCGCCGGCGACGGTTGTCGGCTCGATGGTCATCGCGCCGCTCATTGGCCCGGCGATGACGACGGCGGTTGGCAGCGTCATCGACGACGCCGAACTCTTCCAGCGTGGGGTTAGCCTGCAGGTCGTCGGCATCGTGTTGGCGGTCGCGGCGGCGACGGTCTTTGCCGTCTTCGTGCAGGTGATGAACCTCGTTCCGCCCGGCTTGGACCCACTCTCGCTCGCGGAGGTCGAAGAGCGGCTCTCGCCGAACTTCCTCTCGCTTGCGGTCGCTATCGGGGCCGGTATCGCCGGCGCGGTCAGCCTGATGACCGGCATCTCGGCCGCGCTCGTCGGCGTCATGATAGCTGTGGCGCTCATTCCGCCGGCAGCGACCGTCGGTATCGGCATCGCCTACAGCGACCCTGCCCTTGCCGTCGGGTCGGCGGTGCTCGTGGCGGTCAACATGCTCTCGATAAACCTCGCGTCGCTCATCGTCCTGTGGTATGCTGGCTACCGCCCGGAGCACTTCTTCCGGCGCGATAAGGCCCGTATCGCGACGCTAAAGCGGGTTGCAGTGCTCGTTGTCGCGATTGCGGTGCTGTCGCTGTTCCTCGGCGGCGTCACATACGATTCCTACCAGAGCGCACAGACTGAGCAGGATATCCGGAATGCTATCGATACTGAATTGGAGGACCCGGTGTACGCTGGCTACACGCTCGTCGAACTCGAAGTCGAGACGACGGCGGAGAATCTGCTGTTCCAGCGACCGACGGCGGCGACAGTTACTGTCGGTGTCCCGCCGGATGCCGGCAGGCCGGGGCTGGCGACCGGTATCGAGACGCGGGTGGCCGCTGAGGCCGGCGTCGACATCGATATCGACGTGTTCTATCTCGAACGCGAGCGTGGTGCCGGTTAG
- a CDS encoding SIMPL domain-containing protein yields the protein MQRDTLSILIVTASLLAMALVGAAVVSPIGADDPASDADRTITVDASGGADTEPDRGVVSTAAVAEGDDPAAVRDELNERADALRTNLEAAGLTDDDYETTEYRINEPRRPPREEGTDEPDYRGTHSFTVDLDDPDRIGTVIDAAADADAEVGDIEFTLSETVRDELREDAIDNAMGDARVQADSIADNGALQVTGVAHVDATQRSFSTVSYEVAATPAPEDDAATDVDTGDVSVTYDVEVTYNATAN from the coding sequence ATGCAACGAGACACGCTTTCGATACTGATTGTCACCGCATCGCTGTTGGCGATGGCGCTTGTTGGAGCCGCTGTCGTCTCACCAATCGGGGCCGACGACCCGGCGTCCGACGCCGACCGAACCATCACCGTCGACGCGAGCGGCGGAGCCGACACCGAACCCGACCGCGGCGTCGTCAGCACAGCGGCGGTCGCTGAGGGTGACGACCCTGCCGCGGTCCGCGATGAACTCAACGAACGCGCCGACGCGCTCCGGACAAACCTCGAAGCAGCGGGGCTGACCGACGACGACTACGAGACGACCGAGTACCGAATCAACGAACCCCGCCGACCGCCACGCGAGGAGGGCACCGACGAACCCGACTACCGTGGCACCCACAGCTTCACGGTCGACCTCGACGACCCCGATAGAATCGGCACGGTCATCGATGCCGCCGCGGATGCCGACGCCGAGGTCGGCGACATTGAGTTCACGCTATCGGAGACCGTTCGCGACGAACTCCGCGAGGACGCCATCGACAACGCAATGGGTGATGCTCGGGTGCAGGCCGACAGCATCGCCGACAACGGCGCCCTGCAGGTGACCGGCGTCGCCCACGTCGACGCAACCCAGCGGAGCTTCAGCACAGTCAGCTACGAAGTCGCCGCGACGCCGGCACCCGAAGACGACGCTGCCACGGATGTCGATACCGGCGACGTATCGGTGACATACGACGTCGAGGTCACGTACAACGCCACGGCGAACTGA
- a CDS encoding NOG1 family protein gives MHFEDLPTTPRSEELVDKAFSRAARAGRAKQGKEAQESMLQTASNILSDNLENVVTSWPDFELVDTFYYEFADATLADTDVGGVDPLRQHLSEVMWAGRQADKIKDEYHGRIRNSDTDTARKLRKQAFARLADITEQVEDDLLAIGTAREALKTLPDIRADEPAIVVAGYPNVGKSSFVNTVTNARNETAAYPFTTTEINVGHVEDNHVRYQLIDTPGLLDRPSEDRNPIESQAVSALTHLADAVLFVLDASGECGYPLDSQRDLLDDIESTFDVPVIVVCNKADRSTDTEADHYMSVETGENVDEVLDAAIDAVDYELELPFEDDE, from the coding sequence ATGCACTTCGAAGACCTTCCGACGACGCCCCGGTCGGAGGAGCTGGTCGACAAGGCGTTCTCGCGGGCAGCGCGCGCGGGGCGAGCGAAACAGGGCAAGGAGGCCCAGGAGTCGATGCTCCAGACGGCGTCGAACATTCTCTCGGACAACCTCGAAAACGTCGTCACCTCCTGGCCCGACTTCGAACTCGTCGACACGTTCTACTATGAATTCGCCGATGCGACGCTCGCTGATACCGATGTCGGCGGCGTCGACCCGCTCCGACAGCATCTCTCGGAAGTGATGTGGGCTGGCCGACAGGCCGACAAAATCAAAGACGAATACCACGGCCGCATCCGCAATTCCGACACCGACACCGCCCGGAAGCTCCGGAAGCAGGCCTTCGCCAGGCTCGCCGATATCACCGAACAGGTCGAAGACGACCTACTCGCCATCGGAACGGCTCGAGAGGCGCTGAAAACGCTGCCCGACATCCGGGCCGACGAGCCGGCCATCGTCGTCGCCGGCTACCCGAACGTCGGGAAGTCGTCGTTTGTCAACACGGTCACGAACGCGCGAAACGAGACCGCCGCCTACCCGTTCACGACGACCGAAATCAACGTCGGCCACGTCGAAGACAACCACGTCCGGTATCAGCTCATCGACACCCCCGGGCTGCTCGACCGACCGTCAGAGGACCGAAACCCCATCGAGTCGCAGGCGGTTTCGGCGCTGACCCATCTGGCTGACGCCGTCCTCTTTGTCCTCGATGCGAGCGGCGAGTGCGGCTATCCGCTCGACAGCCAGCGCGACCTCCTCGATGACATCGAATCGACATTCGATGTCCCCGTTATCGTCGTCTGCAACAAGGCAGACCGCTCGACGGACACCGAGGCTGACCACTACATGAGCGTCGAGACCGGCGAAAACGTCGACGAGGTTCTCGACGCCGCTATCGACGCCGTCGATTACGAGCTCGAACTGCCCTTCGAGGACGACGAGTAG
- a CDS encoding helix-hairpin-helix domain-containing protein, translating into MEFEELEAIPGVGEKTAERLAELDDPEAALSAGDVATIARAPGISDGRAARIARAAIRHRHDDDGTFLASERAQELYASALSLLQERAVTDYAEKRLETFYPSASASRIEEVRSFAREAVKQEPTPELLDALEGVEPLSPPRDVRVRDRCVATSDAETFAEAQEAVPEVSVELVEDARGVADLARGYATVIVLDESFSGIDVEGDVRVEPTALESPAEIVPERTLAFFAENRDRLRAAAAVNRLAGTEPDCDVETLDAALERLDADGSVSGDKRVAALNAAIEDLDAAVSMAEGVANDRLRSAIEERDVTIEGTDLLSLVERGAGVDSLLERELADEFDAAVEAAREEFVGTIGLDDYESLARRAFGEEPTFPVEHDERVVERLREELTADRDRRAARLKREVAADLREMREAAAALVETALELDVELAVSRFARDFDCTFPEFDGKGFEITGGRSPLLDVEFEAVEPVDYGVEGVALLSGVNSGGKTSTLDLVGLVVVLGQMGLPVPAESARLERFEALHYQAKTQGTLDAGAFESTLREFGSLVAGDRTRLVLVDELESITEPGASAVIIAGILEALEESDSTAVFVSHLAGEIREATAVDVTVDGIEAVGLKNGELQVNRSPVKDHLARSTPELIVEKLAEEDGDELYGELLEKFEAEKPAEAD; encoded by the coding sequence ATGGAGTTCGAGGAGCTGGAAGCGATTCCGGGCGTCGGCGAGAAAACGGCCGAGCGGCTGGCCGAGCTCGACGACCCGGAGGCGGCGCTTTCGGCCGGCGACGTGGCCACCATCGCACGCGCGCCGGGCATTAGCGACGGGCGCGCCGCCCGCATCGCTCGGGCGGCAATCCGCCATCGCCACGACGACGACGGGACGTTTCTGGCGAGCGAGCGGGCACAGGAGCTCTATGCGTCCGCGCTGTCGCTGCTGCAGGAGCGTGCAGTCACCGACTACGCCGAAAAGCGGCTGGAGACGTTCTATCCGAGCGCATCGGCGTCCCGCATCGAGGAAGTGCGGTCGTTCGCCCGGGAGGCCGTCAAGCAGGAGCCGACGCCGGAACTGCTCGACGCGCTGGAAGGCGTCGAGCCGCTGTCGCCGCCACGCGACGTGCGGGTCAGAGACCGGTGTGTAGCGACGAGCGACGCCGAAACCTTCGCCGAGGCACAAGAGGCCGTCCCCGAGGTGAGCGTCGAACTGGTCGAGGACGCCCGTGGCGTCGCTGACCTCGCGCGTGGGTACGCAACCGTCATCGTGCTCGACGAGAGCTTCTCCGGCATCGATGTCGAGGGCGATGTGCGTGTCGAGCCGACGGCACTGGAGTCGCCGGCCGAAATCGTCCCCGAGCGGACGCTCGCCTTCTTCGCCGAAAACAGAGACCGACTCCGGGCGGCGGCTGCGGTCAACCGGCTGGCGGGGACGGAACCGGACTGTGATGTCGAAACGCTCGATGCAGCGCTCGAACGGCTCGACGCCGACGGCTCCGTCTCCGGTGACAAGCGGGTCGCAGCGCTGAATGCGGCCATCGAAGACCTCGATGCCGCCGTCTCGATGGCCGAAGGCGTCGCGAACGACCGACTGCGAAGCGCTATTGAGGAGCGGGATGTGACAATCGAGGGGACCGACCTGCTCTCGCTCGTCGAACGCGGTGCCGGCGTCGATTCGCTTCTGGAGCGGGAACTAGCAGACGAGTTCGACGCGGCTGTCGAGGCCGCCCGCGAAGAATTTGTCGGGACGATCGGCCTCGACGACTACGAGTCGCTTGCCCGGCGGGCGTTCGGGGAGGAGCCGACGTTTCCGGTCGAACACGACGAGCGTGTTGTCGAGCGGCTTCGTGAGGAACTGACCGCCGACCGCGACCGGCGGGCCGCGCGGCTCAAGCGTGAGGTGGCTGCCGACCTCCGGGAGATGCGGGAGGCGGCGGCGGCGCTGGTCGAGACGGCACTCGAACTCGATGTGGAGCTTGCCGTTTCCCGATTCGCCCGTGATTTCGACTGCACGTTCCCCGAGTTCGACGGCAAGGGGTTCGAGATAACGGGTGGGCGGTCGCCGCTGCTCGATGTCGAGTTCGAGGCCGTCGAGCCGGTCGATTACGGCGTCGAGGGGGTCGCGCTGCTCTCCGGTGTCAACAGCGGCGGGAAGACATCGACGCTTGATTTAGTCGGGCTCGTCGTCGTTCTCGGCCAGATGGGCCTACCGGTGCCGGCCGAAAGCGCCCGTCTAGAACGGTTCGAGGCGCTACATTATCAGGCAAAAACGCAGGGAACGCTCGACGCCGGGGCCTTCGAGTCGACGCTACGGGAGTTCGGCTCGCTCGTTGCCGGCGACCGGACGCGACTGGTGTTGGTCGACGAGTTGGAGTCGATAACGGAACCGGGGGCGAGCGCTGTCATCATCGCCGGTATCCTCGAAGCCCTTGAGGAAAGCGACTCGACGGCGGTGTTCGTCTCACATCTGGCCGGCGAGATACGGGAGGCGACGGCCGTCGATGTCACTGTCGACGGCATCGAAGCGGTTGGGCTGAAAAACGGCGAGCTACAGGTCAACCGGTCGCCGGTGAAAGACCACCTCGCGCGGTCGACGCCGGAACTCATCGTCGAGAAACTCGCCGAGGAGGACGGCGATGAGCTCTACGGGGAGCTACTGGAGAAGTTCGAGGCGGAGAAGCCGGCCGAGGCGGATTGA
- a CDS encoding ORC1-type DNA replication protein — MADDDMLSWDESVFRDEGVLELDYLPEAFLHRDEQMETLKYALRPAVRGSRPLNVMARGPPGTGKTTAVQKLFDELAGVGGVETVRVNCQVDSTRYAVFSRLFESLFEYEPPASGVSFNKLFGQITNRLVEDDDVLVVALDDVNYLFYESEASDTLYSLLRAHESHSGAKIGVIVVSSDLDLNVIEELDGRVQSVFRPEDVYFSAYGERAIADILSERVERGFREGAVSARVLDRVAEHTADSGGDLRVGIDLLRRAGLNAEFRGSTEVAVADVDTAYEKAKYIHLSRRLQGLSESEAALVRVLTDHDGERAGAVYEAFSEETELGYTRYSEIVNKLEQVGVVDAEYTNVDGRGRSRELSLAYDADAVLERLEE, encoded by the coding sequence ATGGCGGACGACGACATGCTCTCGTGGGACGAGTCCGTCTTCCGCGACGAGGGCGTCCTCGAGCTCGACTACCTCCCGGAGGCGTTTCTCCACCGCGACGAGCAGATGGAGACGCTCAAGTACGCGCTCCGACCGGCCGTCCGGGGCTCCCGTCCGCTAAACGTAATGGCACGGGGACCGCCCGGAACCGGGAAAACCACCGCCGTCCAGAAGCTCTTCGACGAGCTGGCCGGCGTCGGCGGTGTCGAAACCGTTCGCGTGAACTGTCAGGTCGACTCGACGCGGTATGCCGTCTTTTCACGGCTCTTCGAGAGCCTCTTCGAGTACGAGCCACCTGCTTCCGGCGTCTCATTCAACAAGCTGTTCGGACAGATTACCAACCGGCTCGTTGAGGACGACGACGTGCTCGTAGTTGCGCTCGACGACGTTAATTACCTATTTTACGAGAGCGAGGCCTCGGATACGCTGTACTCGCTGCTTCGCGCCCACGAGAGTCACTCGGGGGCGAAAATCGGCGTCATCGTCGTCTCCTCGGACCTCGATTTGAACGTCATCGAAGAACTCGACGGCCGCGTACAGTCGGTCTTCCGCCCGGAAGACGTCTACTTTTCGGCCTACGGCGAGCGAGCGATAGCCGACATCCTCTCCGAGCGGGTCGAGCGCGGCTTCCGGGAAGGGGCGGTCAGCGCACGCGTCCTCGACCGTGTCGCCGAGCACACCGCCGACAGCGGCGGCGACCTCCGGGTCGGCATCGACCTGCTGCGACGTGCCGGGCTGAACGCCGAGTTCCGTGGGTCGACAGAGGTCGCTGTTGCGGATGTGGATACGGCCTACGAGAAGGCGAAATACATCCATCTCTCGCGCCGCCTGCAGGGCCTTTCGGAATCCGAGGCCGCGCTGGTGCGAGTGCTGACAGACCACGATGGCGAGCGAGCGGGGGCGGTCTACGAGGCCTTCAGCGAAGAGACGGAACTCGGCTACACCCGATACTCCGAGATTGTCAACAAACTCGAACAGGTCGGCGTCGTCGACGCCGAGTACACGAACGTCGATGGGAGGGGCCGGTCCCGGGAGCTGTCGCTGGCCTACGACGCGGACGCGGTGCTGGAACGGTTAGAAGAGTAG
- a CDS encoding Zn-ribbon domain-containing protein: MPHQCTGCGHTFEDGSKEMLSGCPECGGNKFQFRPSEEALSDPTDGDSSPPDEEPPEPPAADSTTSSVAETVGRATTRVRDLVSSSEQPAPDETAGTTNTASDAEAPTGDDLETPSSSSASTEPAAGTAGSDTDSNSGSGPDPEAEWPGNWSGSDSDASEAGESPPSGASDPSASSGDDARDSEILDDSAGENSAQATARSDVVSPDELNAVARSDPSPTDTDTTASPPEEPVSHDEPSASSDTPPEADADTTSASSPDDDQPDLAALREQLNEQFESIKIVEPGQYELNLMELYDREEYIIALQENGRYVIQVPEQWMGDDPDER; this comes from the coding sequence ATGCCCCACCAGTGTACTGGCTGCGGTCACACGTTCGAAGACGGCTCCAAGGAGATGCTCTCGGGCTGTCCGGAGTGTGGCGGCAACAAGTTCCAGTTCCGCCCCAGCGAGGAGGCGCTTTCCGACCCCACCGACGGTGACTCCAGTCCTCCCGACGAGGAACCGCCGGAACCCCCGGCCGCTGATTCGACGACATCGTCAGTCGCCGAAACTGTCGGGCGCGCAACGACGCGAGTCCGCGATTTGGTTTCCTCTTCGGAACAGCCGGCTCCCGACGAGACAGCCGGAACGACAAACACTGCCTCCGACGCCGAGGCTCCTACCGGTGATGACCTCGAAACCCCTTCCTCTTCCAGCGCTTCGACAGAACCGGCCGCCGGAACAGCCGGGTCCGACACCGATTCTAATTCCGGTTCCGGTCCTGACCCGGAGGCGGAGTGGCCGGGCAACTGGTCGGGCAGCGATTCCGACGCTTCGGAGGCCGGCGAGTCGCCGCCCTCTGGGGCGTCTGACCCCTCCGCTTCCAGTGGAGACGATGCGCGCGACAGCGAGATTCTCGACGACAGCGCTGGCGAAAACAGCGCGCAGGCGACCGCCCGGAGCGACGTTGTCTCGCCCGATGAACTCAACGCGGTGGCCCGTTCTGACCCGTCGCCGACGGACACTGATACCACGGCATCTCCCCCCGAAGAACCTGTCTCCCACGACGAACCGTCTGCTTCCTCCGACACACCACCGGAGGCAGACGCCGATACAACGTCGGCCAGCTCTCCGGACGACGACCAACCCGACCTCGCGGCGCTCCGTGAGCAACTCAACGAGCAGTTCGAGTCGATAAAAATCGTCGAACCGGGCCAGTACGAACTGAATCTGATGGAGCTGTACGACCGCGAGGAGTATATCATTGCGCTCCAAGAGAACGGCCGGTACGTCATTCAGGTCCCCGAACAGTGGATGGGCGACGACCCGGACGAACGGTAG
- a CDS encoding DUF2073 domain-containing protein, which produces MPEITADDGDGPDDDGIQIDMISAERMEGMRTMEKIRLILDGVHDGNIVILEQGLEPDEESKLIEVTMSEINPDGFTGIEIETYPGEESGGSGLLGRIMGKDDSNKLTVIGPANRIETLHKDETLISTLITRK; this is translated from the coding sequence ATGCCTGAGATAACAGCCGACGACGGCGATGGGCCGGACGACGACGGCATTCAGATCGACATGATAAGCGCCGAGCGGATGGAGGGGATGCGCACCATGGAGAAGATACGGCTCATCCTCGACGGCGTCCACGACGGCAACATCGTCATCCTCGAACAGGGCCTCGAACCCGACGAGGAGTCGAAACTCATCGAGGTCACGATGTCGGAAATCAACCCCGACGGGTTCACCGGCATCGAGATAGAGACATACCCTGGCGAGGAAAGCGGCGGCAGCGGCCTTCTCGGCCGCATCATGGGCAAAGACGACTCGAACAAACTCACCGTCATCGGTCCCGCAAACCGCATCGAGACGCTCCACAAGGACGAAACACTCATCAGCACGCTGATAACGCGGAAATAA